The following nucleotide sequence is from Zingiber officinale cultivar Zhangliang chromosome 10A, Zo_v1.1, whole genome shotgun sequence.
catgACTTGAAACCGAGGAATCATCCTCTTCTTCAAACTGAATACTAAAAGCCTAGGCCGTTTAGCAATGGCGGATGGGGTGAACCCAATGTCCTTGATCAAAAATTCCATCTTTATCCGTAAGATATCTGTGGAAATATTTAAGAAGCATGGTTGTTTTTCGATAGCAGTACAGAACTCCGAGATCGACCACCCAAAGCTGCTCATAAGCTTGGAATGGGCGTCAAGTTTTTCTCTGTTGGTCTTAAACAGAATGTCAAGGATCCAGAGGAACATTGGAGATCTCCTAGTAAATCCCATTCCCTCCGCTCTATCTACCAAAGCCCGTAATGAATCTGGTTTTTGTACAATGAAGGTTGGATATTTTTTGAAGACAAGTGATGCCCTTTCGAGAGGAATATCACACTCATCCCGTAAAAAGTTCAGGTTAGAACGTACCACATTCTCAACGTTGTTGCACATAAGCCAAAACCGCTTCCTAAGATTCTTGAGGAGCAGCTCCCTTGATCCAAAGAGATTTTCCCATACACTCAACCTTGGGAGAAGTGTATGCTGGAGGTTGAGGCACACGATGGGGGGGTTCGTCATGATGACATCGACGAGGTCGGATTCTGACAACCCTAAGTCGCGTAAAAATTGAAACTTCGGGGTGAGGTTTGATTCCACATTCCAGCAGAGGAGTGCTGGTCGACGTGATATCGTCTTCCTGAGATTAGGGCCATCAATGCCCTGAGATCTGAAAAAAGCAAGAACAGCGTCGGGATTCTCGGTCGATCGGAGATGCGCGAGTGGCTTGGAGGCCTTCGACGCCTCCTCCATGGAGAATCCGCACGAGTTCACGAGGTACTGGACCATGAAGTGAGGATCGCGAGAAGAGGTGCCGCCGCCTGACAGGTGGGAGGAAGTGGAGGTAGCGAAGAAAATGCGCTGGAGTTGGGGCAAGGGAAGAAGAGCATGGCGGCGGATGGTCGAGTGGAGCATCGTCGTCAAAGGCAATAGAAGTCAGGTAGCTAGGGTACGACAGAACATACAGTAGAAAAACCCTAGCTCAACCCCgatgctccacaacttcttattagtattttttttttttttgttaaattcaatttttcacgGTGAAATCAGAATGCGCTAAAAAATGAAAAACGTAAAAATAATGGTTcttcttgaaaatattttcttttccacctccaaaatttcatcataatttaatttttcaatagaCCGCGATGGTATAAAATTTTGGAATTTATAAGATCCATCAGGTTTCAAAACCATGCCTTCTTTTGACAAAACTTCAGATGTCCTGCTATGAAGACCGGACAAAAATATTGCATTTAGTCTAAAATAACTCTATGGATTGGCAAAGGTCAAGAACTTGACAGTTTACCAGCTCTGCTATCATAAAATCCTTAGCAGCAACCAACTTCTAAAGTTCAAGTTCATCCTTTGTTCAGGAATAGAGAGGTTTCATTCATAGAGTCACCAAATTTGAGCTTGTATATCTATTAGTCAGACTCCAATACCAGAATATTACAATTGGTACTTTTTTAATAACATGGAGTGTCCTGCCAAAGCCAGCAAGTAATGACCCTTTATTCACTATAAAATTTGCTGTTTAACAAACATGTCTTACAAAAAGCTCCAACACTAGGAAGTAACTTCCTGATATAAGTTAACCCATGAGTCATTTGCAAACACAATTGACTGCAAAGGCTTTAAAAAAACACTAACATATAGAGGCAACCAAGACACTAGCAAGTAGCAATTGAACAAGCACAAAAAAAACATTTGATCAAAGCTACTCCTCTGTCCAATTCAGCTCCTTATGAAACAAACAACTTTTATGGGGGAACCCATTGAGCTTTGCATTCTTTGATGCCTAATTGACAGAATAGCAACCATTGCCACTTATTCAAACAAGAGTCAAATGCAAGCCCAGGAAACTTGCTTGCTACAACTTTTGGTATCATTTGCAATCATTCTTCAATTACACCAATTCTATCCTCTGACATAGCTAGTCACTCATAATTACTATCTTCCAACTCTAGTAAACCATCTTAGCATCAAGTAATAAATTGTAGCCAATGTTGCATGGATTTACATTGAGATATCATCTGGAAGATTAGCAATGAACCTTGAATTGTCATCCAAATAACACCACATTCTCATCCTTTTGTTTGAATGGCCATGGGATGCACTGCATCTCTTACCTATTGCGATTAACTTACTGAAAGATGTGCTCAGGAGATTCCTCATCGTGATCCTCTATGATCTAATCAATAGAATTTTGGCAATTGCTTGATCCCTTGTTAACTAAAAATGTCATCAAAATTATTTCAccacaaaattaaattcaattagaTGTACAAGCAAGATggcataaaaaaaatcaaatgattcTTTTCAAATAGGAGATGGAAACTAAAACCAACTTTTTTGGGGGAGAAAAGTTAGCCCATGATTTCAATGGCATTAGCATTTGATACTATGTATAAAGGTGGGGTCCGATAAAACCAGACAATCAGtagtcaagaggacgtgacagtcagaagtcaaggggacgtgacagtcagaaatcaagggaacatgacagtcagaagttaaAGGGACatgacggtcagaagtcaagtgGACGTGACAATCAGAAATCAAGAGGGTGTAACAGTCAACAGTTAGGGGAAAGAAGGACTTAGACTGCCTGACGTCATTAGTCGCATAATTTCCGGTCGGGTACTGACAAATTAGGATCCCATATCAGAGACATGAGATGCGGCCTAGAGTCAGGCTTGACCTCCCCCGACTGATCAAGTTTCCTCAACCCAATCTGTATAGACAAGTCTGGTATTTTCAGTAAGACAACTCACGATCGGCCATTCAGTACTTCAAGCGTGAAAGATGGGACCCTCATCGTAGCTCGTCTTCCTCATCAAGACTCGGGCCAGGCACCACACCCTAACGAACAGCCCGAACTGCCCGTAACTAAACCCAAGGGCGGGACAAAAGGCACTAGGCGATAACAATGTCAGGGAATTATAACCGTCTATCAAGGAATAACTGCTATatatcagggaatattctaatggTCTGCTCTCATATGCAAATAGAACCTTCTCTCAATCCATAAGATGGCGTCACGTGTCCTCCATCATCCGATAggccctgacacccgacattttcTAACAGCGGTCAAGCTCCAGAGGTACGCATGGtcgtataaaaagggaggtcctctcccttgagtaGGTACacgcacattcgcacttgtcttctacagttctttttccttcgtacattgttcttctggagaaaaagtatctgacttgagcatcggaaggcTTGCACCGGGTACtttttgttaggatctcttcgtacggctagagaggggggtgtgaatagccgaccccaattgctcgcgtttctttctacaaactagggttagcgcagcggaaactaaatgcagaaagaaaacaggagaagaaatcaaacctctacgcaaggatgtaacgaggttcggagatgaaactcctactcctcggcgtgtccgtaaggtggacgaagcctatcaatccgtcggtggatgagtccccggaaaaccggctaaatcaaactccttgtgggtggagaaacctcgccacaatcacttgcaacagcaagctaagagtacaagagaatagcaagaacaaaatacaacaggaatgtaaacacagtagcttgccttctcgtcgactggggtcccggatgaagtagcaacttcacggacagatgcaacaagcaactcagcagcagctgatccagtcgtggaatgaagctcacgcgaagcttcgacaaggaggagctcaacaaagctcaagcacaacagcacttcgcaacaggaaggaagaaaaagaagaagacgtgcagcagcagccctcgacccctttatacctgcgaagaagacagcgaagaaactagtcgttgcgtcgcaacggctagaaccctgatcggtctgcagaccgatcagcctaggcgcatgaagcttctgtttgtcacctgatcggtccccagaccgatcaggtgtcgcgatcgaagccctgatcggtccacagaccgatcaggcttatgcctgatcggtcttgccgaccgatcaggccatgcgtggatcggtcagcagaccgatccacggctttcttctcgcgaggttgcgttgcctcctgatcggtctccagaccgatcagattacaatcagtgagccactgatctgattctgatcggtcaccagaccgatcagggcaaacgcagtatcactggatcggtcaccagaccgatccaaacttctcagccctagacataaggcttccacaccaacattcggtcaaccttgacctgttggtacatcattcctagcatccggtcactcccttgacctgctagcacttctccacaccagatgtccgatcacccttgatccatctggatttttcccttgcccggcttcactcaccaggactttccacactgcctaacatcccagttaggactttctcactgcctggcttcactcaccaggactttccaactgcctaacatcccagttaggactttcccactgcctggcttcactcaccaggactttccaactgcctaacatcccagttaggactttcccactgcctggcttcactcaccaggactttccacactgcctaacatcccagttaggacttttccgtgccaagtctccatacttggacttttccagtgccaagtctccatacttggacttttcccgtgccaagtctccatacttggacttttcgcgtgccaagctccctgcttggacttttccagtgccaagtctccatacttggacttttctagtgccaagctccctgcttggacttttccgttgccaagtcttcatacttggactttttcccgaatcaggtcaaccaggtcaaccttgacctacggttgccccaataatctcccaaacatctattcttgtcccatatcaagaatacaactcttccacgagtgtcaaatatcaacatgcaactcaactaggtcaaccttgacctaaggttgcaccgacaatcttcctaagtcaaacatcaaaatacaactcgagtcaggtcaactcgagtcaggtcaaccaggtcaaccttgacctaaggttgcaccaacactttttcCCTATTTTTTGATCTCTAAAGCTCCGTGTGTTTATCTGAGTGTGTGTAGAGTCCAAGTACCGTCGGTTTAATCACCGCCATCTGTCAGTCCCACGTGGAGGGTCCATTTTCTTGGGCGCATATGCTAGGATTGTCCAAGTCGTCTCTCCGTCAACACCAACGATATCTCAGTCAACCTTCCTCTGACTCAAATTTCGAACAAGATTAGTATTTGATGGAAAAGGACATAAGTTAGAGGTCAACAAATTGACTATACCTTCTCGTGAGGCTACTCacaatttttttattcttttatttttattttatttaaagggGATGGTGAAGTTGACAATAGCCACCTCACTAGATTTGGTACTAGAAAGTGGAGACCATTAAAAATGTGGAGTTTAACCGAGAGCAATCAACTTCAGATGAAAACAATAGTCTCAAACATTTTAGTTTCATAGATGAAGCAAAAGTTACTTTCACTCACCCTGAGTGAGACGTGGGCACTGCTACGGTTAAACTGTAAGTAACTACTCTAGATCtcaatgaaaatataaaaataatggaatCACAATTGGCATCCACTCAACCTCGAATACAACTAAAAGAGAAAGAATAATACCCTAGGCTGCACTGTAGAGTATTTTCTTTCAATGGGATGACAAACCTAGGGCATTGAGAGTTTAGATTTATCCTAATAGTTGGTGAAAAACTTCCATAGGACTGGACGAGAAACTTGTATTTCTAGATTTAATCTGATGACTGATAAAAAATTTCCATAAGATAGCCTAGTCAAAGAGTTAGATACCTGATTCTTTCACATCTACATAGCACGATAGTACAACAAAGTAGATTAGAATCACTTCTAGACCACATAATCAAAAAAACATGAATTAACATACACAGCGTTAGAAATTAAATCTACAATTTTAGCATTTTTTTCAACCTGttctatttgaaaattttgaagctAGGAATCCTACCTTCTAAGAACAAGAAACACCTTCCATAAAGCTTGTTATCAATGagaaaaacttgtgaaaattttctgCCCTACATGTACAGAAAATGGTGTCTCCATCATCTTGGCAAATAACCACATACCACAACATACACCCAGCTCAGGGGAAAATACAATTCAACTTTCATCAATCAAGAATACAAGATTCACTGCTCCTTCAGTTGCTGGAATAATTTGCACAGAGTGCAATCCTCAGTTTTCTAAGATAAACCCCCCTCTATATCTCAATCAGGATACAAAATGCAATTTTATAAAACTTGGCATTTTAATATCTAGATGAACAATTTTAGGAATAACAAACACATAGGAAAACTACAAGATTGATTCAACATCATTGTTCTCTTTTGTAGTTTCAATTATCCAACTATCATTCAGCTACAGCTCACAAGACCTCCAGAAGTTTAGGGAATTTATCTTTGCAAGGAAGAATATACTTCTTTAGAAATTTTGCGTCTTGCATTATGAAAAACATATGTAGCTTGTGTTGTTTATACGAGAGCACTAAACAGTAGTAAATTGCACCAAAATaacaagcatgcaataaacaggtaaataaaTGAGTAAGGTTAAGAAATtggtatctccggttgaagcgtcggcgtgccgactgtctttagagaatttattgccgcccacggtgcagaggctgtCCGGAaaaattcccccaagatccgacaaccgctcgcgtcgtcCGTAGGCCCACTCCAAGACGAACAGCGCACTcgaactcaacctcagatcgcgccAAGCCTCAGAACAAGGGAAAACTCGGAAAAGAGGAAGAAGGTAGTGCACGCACTAGAGAGGGAAGAATGCTATGCTTTGAGAGTGTGTCTAAACGAGGAACCGAggcagtgtatttatacactatGAAGCAGTGCTTTGCCAGCGAACCGGGCAGGTGCgtcgcttcctcacgcgcgggCAGGGGCAGGTGCGCCGCTTCCTCACGCACGGACAGGGGCAGGTGCGTCGCTTCGCGTGCGCGGACCAAATCAGAGACTGGCAAAAACGAACCAGACCAAACCAGAGACTGGCAAAAACGAACCAGGTCGCCTGCAAgtgcgaggcccacgagctggggatttgcaccccccctccctctacgcgcgatgatcgcgtgcgtcacgcccggtttatggatttctggctcgaaccccccgaaaccacctgatttgggctcgacccgcgcatgcgtgtaggcccccttaacattgctaagcaaggatggaagggctccatatataagCTCTTCCAACCTTCTTGCCTTAGCAACGTGGGACCAAATAcatacacatatgcattaccaaaaaaaacaaaaagaatactttgaattaaaactcaacaatcccccactaattcaaattattttggtcaaaaacaaagatatgttctgaggcttggttgcaatgagcttttagtgaaaatacattccggtttgaattttcacctaagtacaccaatcttattcacataggtttgaagagaactcaatcttgatcttaaaccttttatatatgaaaatcaattggtaacaactcatcacgggcgacggttgaatccttctgggttggtgcattacggtcatgccaccgaatcttgtttcataagtgctaaggagagttgcctagaccccccacactgcggccacacagttatacttacataggtgagttctccaaggatgtactgcgagcatcctgtcattaagaccttgaactcattaagagctccgaagctcatccttactagcagtcaagcatctatctagggaagagactatgaaattacatctcaatcaatttgatgcttacggttcacccttatagcttgtttataccacattgaacctacttcttgggatctccaatcagataggttgggttgccgctatagatgaaaccaggataggcctcagtctcattcccttactggatctcttgattctCTCAGAATCAAGTcttttagtgagtggatcagcaatattgtcctttgaacttacaaaattcaatgacaccactccaagagacactaactcacgaatagattttaatcttattcgtacatgtctcttctgtttctggttatacttggagcttctaatttgagctattgttgtttgattatcacagtgtactgaaatagaaggtattggctttatcatcaagggaatttcagaaagaagacccttaagacaattagcttcagttactgtgatatccaaagcacacaattctgccccaaatgtagaacgggttataatcgtctgtttaacagacctccaagcaactgcactgcctccaagtgtaaagacataaccagtaacgcctttacactcagcagtgtcagctatccaactaacatcactatatccctccaggactgtagggaatctcccataccacaagcccaaggatatagtgtcttttaggtatctgagtactctgtctaatgcatcccaatgcgttctgtccggacatctggtaaacctgctcaatttcgttacaacaaaagaaatatcaggtctagaacaatttgctaaatacattagactacctattatttgtgagtatcttaattgagacactgccacaccactcttattcttgtggagagtttttgaaggatcatagggtgtgacgacatatttaacttggctatagccatgtttctctaatactctctcaagatagagtgactgagaaattgctattccatcagttgatcaagtcaacttcagccctaaaatcatattagcataacccatatccttcatatcaaacttaccatttaagagggtcttagtctcattaataatagaaatgttagaaccaaaaagtagaatatcatctacatataaacataagataatacaattatcacctttcattttagcatacacacatttatcagagtcattcatttcaaagtcaAACGATAGCATAGTACCATCAAATTATTCGTGCCACTACTTTGGGgattgcttcaaaccataaagagatttgactaacgtacagactttattctcatatccagaaactacatgtccctcaggctgagccatatatatctcttcttcaatatctccatttaggaatgccgttttgacatccatttgatggacctcaagat
It contains:
- the LOC122026528 gene encoding uncharacterized protein LOC122026528, giving the protein MLHSTIRRHALLPLPQLQRIFFATSTSSHLSGGGTSSRDPHFMVQYLVNSCGFSMEEASKASKPLAHLRSTENPDAVLAFFRSQGIDGPNLRKTISRRPALLCWNVESNLTPKFQFLRDLGLSESDLVDVIMTNPPIVCLNLQHTLLPRLSVWENLFGSRELLLKNLRKRFWLMCNNVENVVRSNLNFLRDECDIPLERASLVFKKYPTFIVQKPDSLRALVDRAEGMGFTRRSPMFLWILDILFKTNREKLDAHSKLMSSFGWSISEFCTAIEKQPCFLNISTDILRIKMEFLIKDIGFTPSAIAKRPRLLVFSLKKRMIPRFQVMKKLKSEGFWTSDDNLHMFFIISDLEFLNKFILPYKDKFPKLLEISGAVAE